A genomic segment from Glycine soja cultivar W05 chromosome 18, ASM419377v2, whole genome shotgun sequence encodes:
- the LOC114395696 gene encoding RHOMBOID-like protein 1 yields MHIAPHSSMAMEGELQPSQVQLRVNSRQWRKVVNVHSMEIDPSFTSKVEHREVKHFKEWFPWLIPFFVIANVIVFIITMYVNDCSKTLATCIAPFLGRFSFQPFNENPLLGPSLITLRKMGALDANKVVHRHQGWRLITCMWLHGGVFHLVANMFGLLVVGIQLEKEFGFVLIGLLFVISGFGGSLLSALFIGEKVSVGASGALFGLLGGMLSELLTNWSLYEKKLGALFTFVFVIAINLAVGVLPHVDNFAHIGGFLSGFLLGFVFLIRPQFGWIKQRNAPQPYSPTLIKPKFNKYQCISWILALILLIVGFTTGLIALLRGIDANDYCSWCHYLSCVPTSRWNCNPPKSSSCVVTEQIGNQLNLICSSNGKSSTYYMQNPTDPQIYELCAQLCT; encoded by the exons atGCATATTGCTCCACATAGTTCAATGGCTATGGAGGGAGAGCTACAACCATCACAAGTTCAACTCAGGGTAAACTCTAGGCAGTGGAGGAAAGTGGTAAATGTACATTCAATGGAGATAGACCCATCTTTCACTTCAAAAGTTGAACACAGGGAAGTGAAGCATTTCAAGGAATGGTTTCCTTGGTTGATTCCCTTCTTTGTCATTGCCAATGTTATTGTGTTCATCATCACCATGTATGTCAATGATTGCTCCAAGACTTTGGCCACTTGCATTGCCCCGTTCCTGGGTCGTTTTTCCTTTCAGCCTTTCAATGAGAATCCTCTTCTGGGGCCATCATTAATAAC GCTACGGAAAATGGGGGCTCTGGATGCGAACAAAGTGGTTCACAGACACCAGGGTTGGCGCCTCATCACTTGCATGTGGCTACATGGTGGAGTATTCCATCTAGTGGCAAATATGTTTGGTCTTCTAGTGGTTGGAATTCAGCTTGAGAAAGAATTTGGGTTCG TGCTTATTGGATTGCTATTTGTCATTTCTGGATTTGGGGGTAGCTTGCTTTCTGCTCTTTTCATTGGGGAAAAAGTCTCTGTTGGTGCTTCTGGTGCTCTTTTTGGCTTACTAGGAGGCATGCTTTCAGAACTCCTTACTAACTGGTCATTGTATGAAAAAAAG CTAGGAGCTCTCTTCACTTTTGTGTTTGTCATTGCTATCAATCTAGCAGTGGGGGTTCTCCCACATGTGGACAACTTTGCTCATATTGGAGGGTTTCTTTCAGGATTTCTTCTTGGATTTGTGTTCTTGATCCGTCCCCAGTTTGGATGGATTAAGCAACGAAATGCTCCTCAGCCATATTCTCCAACattaattaaaccaaaattcaacaaatatCAGTGCATCTCCTGGATCCTAGCCCTGATCCTGTTAATTGTTGG GTTTACCACTGGTCTGATTGCACTTCTCCGTGGTATTGATGCAAATGATTACTGCTCCTGGTGCCATTATCTGTCTTGTGTTCCAACTTCAAGATGGAACTGCAATCCACCAAAATCTTCATCTTGTGTTGTG ACAGAGCAGATTGGCAACCAGCTGAACTTGATATGCTCAAGCAATGGAAAATCCAGTACATATTATATGCAAAATCCGACCGATCCCCAGATCTATGAATTGTGTGCTCAACTTTGTACTTGA